A genomic window from Montipora capricornis isolate CH-2021 chromosome 8, ASM3666992v2, whole genome shotgun sequence includes:
- the LOC138059332 gene encoding uncharacterized protein isoform X2 → MNRKATSGRGAVPTVEQISLDCITQEPFPGVSYFVLLLYLLLANQYWAPGEGKKAYKPQIVDDICRKELEGCKYGLFNCAHIVPNQRKSRSSQRTTVPPTTAQSNSRANSADAVQMTQYAAMPTETLCLLSSQPHLVQSGPRHQLIARL, encoded by the exons ATGAACAGAAAGGCGACAAGCGGCAGAGGTGCGGTTCCCACGGTGGAGCAGATCAGTTTAGATTGCATAACTCAG GAGCCTTTTCCAGGTGTCTCATATTTTGTCCTCCTTTTATACCTGTTGCTTGCAAACCAATATTGGGCTCCTGGGGAAGGCAAGAAAGCATATAAACCACAG ATTGTTGATGATATTTGCAGAAAGGAGCTTGAAGGATGCAAGTATGGTTTGTTTAATT GTGCACATATCGTGCCGAATCAACGTAAATCTCGAAGCAGCCAACGCACTACGGTTCCGCCTACCACAGCTCAGTCAAATTCCCGTGCCAACTCTGCAGATGCAGTTCAAATGACGCAGTACGCAGCAATGCCGACTGAAACGCTATGTTTACTTTCGTCCCAGCCCCACCTAGTACAATCAGGGCCACGGCACCAGCTCATCGCTCGCCTCTAA
- the LOC138059333 gene encoding melatonin receptor type 1C-like has product MIDELSSRSLFITVVEVLSILSLNVLSLTGNTLVCIAVFKNVRLRSTTNLYIVALAVSDLLSAIFVMPFVCGVLIASKWIFGNVACQFHAFFNLFVIYVSPLTMGLTAVNRYVRMCKPDEIYRRWFSKRKSIAFLTSAWIVVACCIAVPRFAGFQEHRFIPGYAQCSIEHHSYAGKMIHYCIVLVLFFLTPLITTVFCYRKVGKMIRQHNENSSTNIQQGVNTGISRHEINISKSLFAVVFAFMVCWVPFWIIVILRRFFLVEKMPRNVELLCMFLLYFSNTINPFVYAGMNSAFRGEFRKLLLCKRCRKDIIVPGREGANTEEVNTHSNVSDKGQVGQTTPL; this is encoded by the coding sequence ATGATCGATGAACTGAGTTCTCGCAGCCTCTTCATTACCGTCGTTGAAGTTTTGTCGATATTATCTTTAAACGTTTTGTCGCTAACAGGAAACACGTTAGTCTGCATCGCAGTTTTCAAGAACGTTCGACTTCGGTCAACGACTAACTTGTACATCGTTGCTCTAGCAGTGAGCGATCTGCTGTCCGCCATTTTCGTGATGCCATTCGTTTGCGGTGTGCTTATAGCCAGTAAATGGATTTTCGGTAACGTGGCTTGCCAATTTCACGCTTTTTTCAACTTGTTTGTGATATACGTTTCCCCGTTAACGATGGGTCTGACAGCCGTGAATCGATATGTGAGGATGTGCAAGCCAGATGAGATATACAGGAGATGGTTTTCAAAGAGGAAGTCTATTGCTTTCCTCACGTCTGCGTGGATCGTCGTCGCTTGCTGCATTGCCGTTCCACGGTTTGCAGGTTTTCAAGAGCACCGGTTCATTCCAGGGTATGCGCAGTGCTCCATCGAACATCACAGCTATGCTGGGAAAATGATTCATTACTGCATTGTCCTCGTTCTCTTCTTTTTAACACCTCTGATAACAACTGTTTTCTGCTACCGAAAAGTCGGGAAGATGATACGCCAGCACAACGAAAATTCTTCAACTAATATACAGCAAGGCGTTAACACGGGCATCAGCAGGCACGAAATAAATATCAGTAAATCTCTCTTTGCAGTCGTGTTTGCCTTTATGGTATGTTGGGTACCATTTTGGATAATTGTAATCTTACGACGTTTCTTCCTTGTGGAAAAAATGCCTCGTAATGTCGAACTCTTGTGTATGTTTCTCCTCTATTTCTCCAACACAATAAACCCATTCGTGTATGCAGGAATGAATTCCGCTTTCAGAGGTGAATTTCGCAAGCTACTCCTCTGCAAACGATGTCGTAAAGATATCATTGTACCTGGCAGAGAAGGAGCAAACACAGAAGAGGTGAACACGCACAGCAACGTATCAGATAAGGGTCAAGTTGGACAGACAACACCACTGTAG
- the LOC138059332 gene encoding uncharacterized protein isoform X4 gives MNRKATSGRGAVPTVEQISLDCITQEPFPGVSYFVLLLYLLLANQYWAPGEGKKAYKPQIVDDICRKELEGCKCTYRAEST, from the exons ATGAACAGAAAGGCGACAAGCGGCAGAGGTGCGGTTCCCACGGTGGAGCAGATCAGTTTAGATTGCATAACTCAG GAGCCTTTTCCAGGTGTCTCATATTTTGTCCTCCTTTTATACCTGTTGCTTGCAAACCAATATTGGGCTCCTGGGGAAGGCAAGAAAGCATATAAACCACAG ATTGTTGATGATATTTGCAGAAAGGAGCTTGAAGGATGCAA GTGCACATATCGTGCCGAATCAACGTAA
- the LOC138059332 gene encoding uncharacterized protein isoform X3, protein MPDQQLASMIASIVEQKLATFNSASNLPSSSTSGAVLTAQQHLPGITSLEPDPSLLPVRNGGQQQTLSSVDFSLSSSQQDLNLGTPEDAALLHTNYRVPSIASHLSNSCITAITNDGLLLSPGSQCLTLLRLLQLLQGFLPG, encoded by the exons ATGCCGGATCAGCAGTTGGCCTCCATGATTGCCTCTATCGTGGAGCAAAAATTGGCAACCTTCAACTCCGCAAGCAACTTGCCATCAAGCTCAACATCTGGCGCTGTTTTAACTGCTCAGCAACATCTGCCAGGCATTACTAGCCTTGAACCAGATCCCTCTCTTCTACCTGTCCGCAATGGCGGACAACAACAGACTCTATCCTCTGTGGATTTCTCGCTGTCCTCCTCTCAGCAAGATTTGAATCTTGGCACACCGGAAGACGCAGCCCTCCTGCATACCAACTACAGAGTCCCTTCTATCGCCAGCCATCTCTCCAACAGCTGCATCACAGCCATAACAAACG ATGGACTGCTTCTGTCACCTGGCTCCCAATGCCTCACCCTCCTGCGACTACTGCAGCTGCTGCAGGGATTCCTGCCTGGTTAA
- the LOC138059332 gene encoding uncharacterized protein isoform X1, which yields MPDQQLASMIASIVEQKLATFNSASNLPSSSTSGAVLTAQQHLPGITSLEPDPSLLPVRNGGQQQTLSSVDFSLSSSQQDLNLGTPEDAALLHTNYRVPSIASHLSNSCITAITNGIQTLQAPSMVTCASTSTKGFPAPTPPAPTLTNATRPDALQPTQERTTLTPQALDPPSQRLAAQAIPAKATIEYLSKLSPTTPMDLPQLALYLHDHPDRAFVDAVLTGLSQGFKIGFQGPRVLISAKQNPHIKSTNLLKELWLGHTAGPFVSPPFPSFQVYPIGVIPKKHSTEWRTIFHLSFPKHQTTRVNSHIRPTDYSLHYITIDTAISIIQNIGKLGASCPSWTSSQPSVISQCTHLTGSSSL from the exons ATGCCGGATCAGCAGTTGGCCTCCATGATTGCCTCTATCGTGGAGCAAAAATTGGCAACCTTCAACTCCGCAAGCAACTTGCCATCAAGCTCAACATCTGGCGCTGTTTTAACTGCTCAGCAACATCTGCCAGGCATTACTAGCCTTGAACCAGATCCCTCTCTTCTACCTGTCCGCAATGGCGGACAACAACAGACTCTATCCTCTGTGGATTTCTCGCTGTCCTCCTCTCAGCAAGATTTGAATCTTGGCACACCGGAAGACGCAGCCCTCCTGCATACCAACTACAGAGTCCCTTCTATCGCCAGCCATCTCTCCAACAGCTGCATCACAGCCATAACAAACG GTATACAGACTCTTCAGGCTCCAAGCATGGTGACCTGTGCTTCAACTTCAACAAAGGGGTTCCCTGCGCCCACACCCCCTGCCCCTACACTCACCAATGCAACACGCCCGGATGCACTGCAGCCCACCCAGGAAAGGACCACCCTGACTCCTCAAGCTCTGGACCCACCCAGTCAAAGACTAGCTGCTCAAGCCATTCCAGCCAAAGCCACCATTGAATACCTTTCTAAGCTGTCCCCTACCACCCCTATGGACCTTCCCCAACTTGCCCTTTATCTGCATGATCACCCTGACCGGGCATTTGTTGATGCTGTCCTCACTGGCCTCTCCCAGggttttaaaattggtttccAGGGTCCTCGGGTCCTCATTTCTGCTAAGCAAAATCCACACATCAAAAGCACCAATCTCCTGAAAGAGTTATGGCTTGGTCACACTGCTGGCCCATTCGTTTCTCCCCCTTTTCCCAGTTTTCAGGTTTATCCCATTGGGGTTATTCCAAAAAAGCACTCCACCGAGTGGAGAACCATTTTTCACCTTTCCTTTCCGAAACATCAAACCACTAGGGTTAATTCCCACATTAGGCCAACCGACTACTCCTTACACTACATTACCATAGATACTGCCATCTCTATTATTCAGAACATTGGTAAACTGGGTGCTTCATGTCCAAGTTGGACATCAAGTCAGCCTTCCGTAATATCCCAGTGCACCCATCTGACTGGGAGCTCCTCGTTATGA